The Pseudomonadota bacterium genome segment CGGAGTCTGGATCGTCGCACATCAAGGTCATCAACACCGGTGATCCTTCTGGCCGGTGAGGCGGGTACCAGTTGTCGTGAGCGTCCGCGAGCGAGATGATCGCACCGCGAATCGAGATAGCCGCGTGCATGATGTGTCCTTCCGGACTTGCGTAGCGCTCCAATTCCTTGGCGCCGAAAACCTCCGAGTAGAAGGCGATCGCATCGGCCGAGCTCGAAACGATGAGCCGTGGGGTGAGAACGGGTGAATCGTCAGTCATTAGGCTCTTCTAGCATCAGCCGCGACTCTAGTATTGTGAGAATCGGCATCGGCGAGGACCGAGTGCGTGGCCGCGCCTTTTTTGGGGCGAGCCCGAGGCAGG includes the following:
- a CDS encoding VOC family protein, with protein sequence MTDDSPVLTPRLIVSSSADAIAFYSEVFGAKELERYASPEGHIMHAAISIRGAIISLADAHDNWYPPHRPEGSPVLMTLMCDDPDSVAQRAEEHGAKILIPVADRFYGYREGRILDPFGHLWIVSKPNKKMSPDDIQRGVDEFGKQ